The DNA region TGACCGGCCGAGACCACGTACTGATCTCCGGCGAGGATCTGTCGGGTCGTGGTGGTCTGCGCCTTGAGCAGCATGTTGCCGCCGGTGGCCGCATCGAAGATGCCGAAGTAGGCGATGTTGCCCCAGTCGGCGCCGGCCACCGGGAAGGTGATCGCACCGCTGTTAGAGCTGCTGCCGGCGGTCGGGTCGGCGGCCGTCATGGTCGCGGTGATCGCCTGCCGAGCGTACTGCGTTCCGCCTGTGGTCGGGATCTCACTCGTGGCCGAGCCGGTGTCGGTCGGATCCGCGGTCAGGAGGCCGAGGAACACGCCAGCCGGCATCGTAAAGGCGGCCTTGCCGAGGGTGTGGTCGAGGAGCTTCTTCTCCAGATAGTCGGTCATTGCACCGGGCATGGGTCAGCGTCCTTTCGGTGAGGCTGGGTCGGCTTCGGGGTGAAGGTCGTGGCCGC from Methylobacterium sp. NMS14P includes:
- a CDS encoding phage tail fiber protein produces the protein MPGAMTDYLEKKLLDHTLGKAAFTMPAGVFLGLLTADPTDTGSATSEIPTTGGTQYARQAITATMTAADPTAGSSSNSGAITFPVAGADWGNIAYFGIFDAATGGNMLLKAQTTTTRQILAGDQYVVSAGQLSAAFD